In the Wyeomyia smithii strain HCP4-BCI-WySm-NY-G18 chromosome 2, ASM2978416v1, whole genome shotgun sequence genome, one interval contains:
- the LOC129720494 gene encoding uncharacterized protein DDB_G0289917-like has product MALNIKTAAELATLIPAYDGNSGGVKSFVDAVNLVETIVPAENKAAAIQVIFTKLSGKARNLFATIPDDYDGITQALISNCREKSTSDLAKSNLNNLKLKSPSDLQNFTKQVDSLAEKLTETYITEKIPSEVAKKMSQKAAIQTLVANASNSETKIMLKVGKFTNLQEAINIMVENENVTTSTSNAVVLNATSNRNRYQNNNVNRIPQRNNNQRTNFNNRYQPRFPLNNYRNHSNHNNQYNQQQNNRNFNRFNRGFNQNYNQNRQFNPNRNFEAARMFFARQQNIPQLPSNIPTQHQERLVNPCYAQVATGSNQPNSQQNANNQQLAIPQNGFSNPNYFFGQQ; this is encoded by the coding sequence ATGGCACTTAATATAAAAACAGCAGCCGAACTGGCTACCTTAATTCCTGCGTATGATGGAAACTCCGGAGGAGTTAAATCCTTCGTGGACGCAGTAAATTTAGTTGAGACAATAGTACCCGCTGAAAACAAAGCAGCGGCTATTCAAGTTATTTTTACTAAACTAAGTGGGAAAGCGAGAAATCTATTCGCTACAATTCCGGATGATTATGACGGAATTACCCAAGCTTTGATCAGCAATTGCAGGGAGAAAAGTACGTCAGATTTAGCTAAAAGTAATCTGAATAACCTAAAGTTAAAATCTCCAAGCGATTTGCAAAATTTTACTAAGCAAGTAGATTCACTTGCTGAAAAATTGACTGAAACCTATATTACCGAAAAAATTCCGAGCGAAGTCGCAaagaaaatgtctcaaaaagctGCTATCCAAACATTGGTAGCGAATGCTTCAAACTCAGAgacaaaaataatgttaaaagtaGGTAAATTCACCAATCTCCAGGAAGCCATTAATATAATGGTGGAGAATGAAAATGTTACTACGTCAACATCGAACGCAGTGGTACTAAACGCCACGAGTAACAGAAATAGATATCAAAACAATAACGTGAACAGGATACCGCAGAGGAATAATAATCAAAgaactaatttcaacaatcgaTATCAACCACGATTCCCACTTAATAACTATAGAAATCATAGCAATCATAACAACCAATACAATCAACAGCAGAACAATAGAAACTTTAATCGGTTTAATAGAGGttttaatcaaaattacaaCCAAAACCGTCAGTTTAACCCGAATAGAAATTTCGAAGCTGCAAGAATGTTTTTCGCAAGACAGCAAAACATTCCGCAACTACCGAGCAATATTCCAACTCAACATCAAGAACGCTTAGTTAATCCCTGCTATGCTCAAGTAGCAACGGGATCCAATCAACCAAACAGTCAGCAAAACGCTAATAACCAACAGTTAGCAATACCACAAAATGGATTTTCCaatccaaattatttttttggccaACAGTAA